The Desulfovibrio fairfieldensis sequence TGCGGGCTGTCGTCCTTGCGGAAGAGCAGCCACAAGCCCACCAGAATCAACGGCAGGCAGAGCGCCTGCCCCATGGTCAGCCAGCCGAAGGCCAGGTAGCCCAGCTGGGCGTCGGGCACGCGCACGAATTCCACCATAAAACGGGACAGGCCGTAACCCACGGCAAACAGCCCGGACACCGCGCCGGGCTTGCGCGGTTTGCCGGAGTATACCCAGACCACGATGAACAGCAGCAGGCCTTCCAGCAGGGCTTCATAGAGCTGGGAAGGATGGCGCGCATACGGGCCGCCGCCGGGAAAGACCATCGCCCAGGGCGCGTCGCTGACTTTGCCCCAGAGCTCGCCGTTGATGAAGTTGCCCAGGCGTCCGAAAAAGAGGCCCTGCGGCACCAATGGGGCCACAAAGTCCGAGACTTCCAGGAAGGACTTTTTGCGGCTGCGCGCGAAGTACCAGAAGGCCCCGAGCACACCCAGCAGCCCGCCGTGGAAGGACATGCCGCCGTTCCATATACGCAGGATTTCCACGGGATCATGGATGTAGACCGGCAGATCGTAAAAGAGCACATAGCCCAGGCGGCCGCCCAGAATGATGCCCAGCATGACGCAGGTCAGCAGGTCGTCCACATCGGCGGGACGCCAGCCCGAACCGGGGCGCGACGCCCGCCAGCGGCCCAGGCCCCAGCCCACGGCAAAACCGATGAGGTACATGAGGCCGTACCAGCGCAACTGGAGACTGCCGATGGAAATGGCTACGGGATCAATATGCGGCATGGTCATGCGGGCAATTCCGGAGCGTTGAATTCGCCGCTTTTGCCGCCGCTCTTGTGCAGCAGGCGCACCCGGCTGATGACGATGTCGCGCTGCACGGCCTTGCACATGTCGTAAATAACGGCCGCGGCGCTCTGGGCCGCCACAATGGCTTCCATTTCCAC is a genomic window containing:
- the lgt gene encoding prolipoprotein diacylglyceryl transferase — protein: MTMPHIDPVAISIGSLQLRWYGLMYLIGFAVGWGLGRWRASRPGSGWRPADVDDLLTCVMLGIILGGRLGYVLFYDLPVYIHDPVEILRIWNGGMSFHGGLLGVLGAFWYFARSRKKSFLEVSDFVAPLVPQGLFFGRLGNFINGELWGKVSDAPWAMVFPGGGPYARHPSQLYEALLEGLLLFIVVWVYSGKPRKPGAVSGLFAVGYGLSRFMVEFVRVPDAQLGYLAFGWLTMGQALCLPLILVGLWLLFRKDDSPHGSART